The Wansuia hejianensis genomic interval ATCGGTGCAAACTATGAGATTGCTTATGAAAGTTGGGCAGAAACCGAGCAGTATGCTTTTTGGTACTCGAATGAAGACTATTATCCTGAACACTTCGGGGGCAGGTTTACTTCGTTTGAGGAAGGGAAATCCTATCGCTATTCAATTCTGCTGAAAGTGAAAAACGGACGGACTTTCGCAGCAACAGATTCGGGACTGACAGTAACTGTAAATGGTTGGACGGTTGAGCAGCAAAATATTAGTGTGAATCCGGACGGACAATCTGTGCATGTTACTGGTATTGCAACAATTACACCGACCAAGCCGGTTGAGCCAAAGGAAATTGAAGTTATAGAAATCAATAATGCAACCATAACTTTTAAAGATGGTGATAAGCCTGTATTTACTGGCAATGTACCCGATAATAAAGACTACGCATTTCGGTGTGAGTGGTGGAGCCTGGACAGCGATACCGGTCTGGTTTCTACTGAGCCGGAGTGGGGAAGCGAAATTTATAAAAACAAAATTACTACTTTTGAAGCTGGAAAGACCTATCATTACGGGGTGTATGTGACTGCATATTACGGCAATTTCTCACCCGATGCCAGGCTGAAAATCAACGGTCAATATGTGAATTATAAGCGGGTAGGCGATGACGACAATATGCAAACCATGTGGCTTGAAACTGATTTGACCATGACGCCATTTGATTCTTCTCACACGCACAGCTATGGAGCAGATTGGAAATCAGACTCAGACAACCATTGGCACGAATGCTCCTGCGGCAGCATCGCAGACAAAGCAGCTCACGATATGGAAACAAAGAACGCTAAGGACGCAACTGCAACGGAAAAAGGCTACACCGGCGACAAAGTGTGCAAAGTATGCGGTTATACTGTAAAGGGCAAAGAGATTCCGGTTTCGGGAACAACAAAACCGACCAATCCGACAAAACCGGATGGAAATACAGATGTCACCAGTCCTAAGACAGGCGACAACAGCAATCTTGCCCTTTGGTTTGCCGTATTGTTCATTTCCTGTGGCGGTGTGATAGGCGTTACCGTTTACAGCAGGCGCAGAAAGCTGAATAAGCGATGACAGCGGAAGGAGAGGACTCACTGTGAAAAGGTTAAAAAGGCTTACGAGGGAAAAGTATAGAATTACGGCTTTGGTTTTAGCTTTGTGCATGACGCTTAGTCTGTTGCCGATAAGTGCGCTGGCGGCGGGAACTGACCTTGCGGGTAAGGCAATAGAAGAAGGTACTTTTGCTGCTACCGGCGGAAATGTGAATTACCGGATAGACGGCGAGGAGATTGTGATTACCGGAGGTGATGATACCGTATCGGAAATCGTTTTTCCAGATGAAATTGACGGAAAGCCGGTTACAAGAATTGAAGTAAGCGCATTTGGAAATTCGGGAGGACACAATGAGACGCTAACGTCTGTGATATTTCCAGCGAACCTTACCAGTATTGGCGGGTATGCTTTTCATGATGTTCCCGGATTAACGAACATAGATTTTTCTAAGTGTACGCAGTCTCTTACGATTGGAGAGTGGGCGTTTGCTGGGACGTCAGTTCAGTCAGTTACATTCCCGGAGAAGCTGGCTTCGATAGAGTCATATGCGTTTTTTCAGGATGAGTTCCTTACGTCCGTGGATTTTTCTAACTGTACGGAACTAACTTCCATCGGAGGACTTAGCGCATTTGCGGGCACGGGAATTACCGAACTGACCATTCCCGACTGCGTGAAGAGCATTGAAAACGGTGCATTTGGGAGTTGTGAAGATCTGACGTCTCTGAATCTGGGCAGTGTGGAGAGTATCGGAGTACAAGCATTTGAATATACGGGGATTACATCGCTGAACCTGCCGGATACGCTTTCAGAGATCGGGATGGGTGCGTTTTCCTTCTGTAAATCTCTGACCAGTATCGACTGGCCGCAAAATGAAAATTTTACGATTCTGACAGGGTTTGATAATTGTCAGGCGCTTTCTGACGCGGAACTGGAAAAGGCATTGTCGGTAGATAGCGTTACGGAATTAGGATATTATGCGTTTGACGGGTGTTTTTTCCAGAATGTGACGATTCCATCGAATATTAAAACTATAGGAGACAGTGCCTTTTACGGATGTATATATATGGCGTCACTTACCATTCTGCCGGGTGTGGAAACGATTGGTCCGCATGCGTTCAAGGGATGCTGCGGACTGGCAGAGCAGAAGGTAGTCGTGCCTGCCACGGTAACGAAAATTTACGGCGGCGCTTTTGCAGACTGTACGAAGCAGTATGACCCGGCGGAAGGCGAGGAAGACTTTACCTACACAGGAATTATTGTAGAGTTTGCGAATCAGGATTTTAAACTAACGCCATATGATTCGGAAATGACGAGTTATGACAGGGTAACTATCGGAGATGTGGATTATGAAGACCCCTTTGCCGGTATAGCGACAATCCGGGCATATGAGACGGATTCAGAAGGGAATCCGTCCATGCTGAAACAGTTTTACGAGACGCAGAAGGACGTCATGGATGGAGCCCAGAAAAGATATACCTTCGTAGCTCTGGACGGGACGGAACAGACATTTACCGTGTCCGGAACGATTCCTTCCGGCGCGAAGATAGTACTGTATCAGGATAATCAAGAAAAGACAGTGACGCTTACGGATAATCAGTTTTCTGTAAAAGCAGATGCCGGATCAAAAGTGACGGCGGAAGTTTCTAAAGACGGATATTACAGCAAGCATTTTATCCGGGCGTCGCTTGACGGAGACTGGGATTTGGGAGAAATTGCATTTTCAGACGGAGACAAATTACCGATGAATCGTGTGATGGGGGTGGACTTTGGCGAGGCGGCGGTAAATAGTTTCCGTAATCTGGAAATCAGCCTGAAGGCAGGAGAACGGGAACTGAAAGAAGGAACGGATTATATCCTGCAATATCCAAGTGTGGTGCTGGAGGATACTGTTATCGAAGAAAATCTGACATTGACCGTAGATGCAGACGCCCTTGGATTTACAGGCGGAAGCGTAACCGCAGACCGCGAAACAGGAGTGTTTGAACTTCCGCTGACCGCATGGGGTAAACTGGAACTTACCGCAAGCGGTAAATTCGCCGGAGACAATCACATTCTTGTGTTTGATAAGGCAGGGAAGCTGGTCGGCAAGAGCAAAATCGCAAAGGATGGCTTTTATCTGACAAACGGACTGAAGGCCGGAACTTATACCGTGGTCGCATATAACGCCAACGATAACTTCTCGGTGGTAGCATCCTTGGATGTTCTGGAGAGTATGGGGCTGACAGAAGGAATCGATTATGCGAAGGTAACTGCGGAGGTTTCCGATGGAGAGACGAATCCGGTGGAAATTACGGTTCCCCTGCTGAAAACAGACGTGTCCGGTATCCTAAATAAAGAGAAATGCTCGGTTGTTTCCGAGACGAGTTATGTGATTAGAGGACAGACTTTTGCGGTAAGAGTTTATTATGGTTTTGCAGAGGGTAAGAAGGGAACGGTATCGATTCTGCTTCCTGAGAATATGACGCTGAAATATGTCTGTTCAGAGACAGAACAGTTGGGAAAAGATGATTATACGGCTTCTGACAATACGGTTACGATAAATAAAACAAAGCAGACGGGCGTGTTCTATTTGGGGTTTTCCTGCAGCAAGGCAGGGACATACAGTCTTTCTGCAGGTGCAACGGTGGGAAAGACGACGGCACCAATCGGAAGCACCTCGTTTACTGTCTATGATTATGAGATTCGCCCGGCGGCGGGAGACTTGAACAGTCTGACGGGGAATAAAGTGACTGTCTGTGCAGCGCCAAACAGTGATGTCACGCTACTGCTGGACGGGGAACCGGTGGGAAAAGGAAAAACCAATGGTCTTGGAAATGTGACATTTACCTATAATCTTCCGGACGATGCTCTTCCGGCACAGACATTTGAACTGACGGCAATCATCGGTAACGAACGGGTTTCTGCAAATGTTACCTATGCCAAAACAGTTGCGGTGTTAGAATCATGGAATTTTTATCAGACAAACCGTCTGGGTAGCCCTTATAATGGAGAATACCTGTATTCAGCGTCACAGTCCTTTTATCCTCCGACATTTTATTGGTATTTATTTAATGAGGAAGCAGACAATGCATGGACCGTATGCGCTGCATTTGTAGGCGGATCAGCGCCGGAGAATGTAATCACTTATATGAAGACGCTGGACGGAACGGTACATACGATATCAATGCAGCTCTTCAAAACAGAAGAACTGACAGAAGGCGCAGGCTATCGGTTTAACTTTGCGGGAGAGATTATGCTTCCATCTGACGAAAGCGGAGTTGTTACAGAGGCGCAGCTCCCGGAAGAGTTTTCCATCGACTGGGTAGATCAGGGAGAGGCATTCACTTATGACGCAGAAACAGCCGAAAAGAGCCAGAAAAAGGCGGCGGAGATTACGAATGAGAGAAATAAAAAGAGTGAGAAATTAGCAGAGACTATTGCGGAAACAAAGAATCGGTATATGGAAGAATATGCGAAAACGAACAATCTTACCTATACGGAGGACCCGAATTTCGATGTGTCCGAATATATTTTTGGTGCAAAGTACCGTGCGTCGGAAACCATGCCGGAGTGGTTCGCAAAACAAACGCCGGAGGTTCAGGCGGCGTTCTACAATGCGGAGAAAGCAATTGATGAAGCGATGGAAAGTTTCTCCGAGATGATGGGATTGAAAAAGAACATCACGGAATACAGCTCATGGGAGGAAGTCTATGCGGATATGGGCATTACGATGAAGGAGAATACACGCACAGCAGAGGAACTCCGGGCGGATGGTTTTGAGGTGTGCGAAAACGCAGACGGGACATTTATCGCATTTAAGGATTATGCGGAAGAATCGGCAGAAGTGCAGGAGGAATTCAAGCCTGTGGCGCTTCGGGCGGTGGCAAATGCGCTTATGAAAACAACGAACACTTCTCTGGCTCGGGAAGGCGGCGTAAGCGGCATTACCGGAGGATTCGCCTTTATTGACGCCGACGGAAACGAAATT includes:
- a CDS encoding leucine-rich repeat protein, translating into MKRLKRLTREKYRITALVLALCMTLSLLPISALAAGTDLAGKAIEEGTFAATGGNVNYRIDGEEIVITGGDDTVSEIVFPDEIDGKPVTRIEVSAFGNSGGHNETLTSVIFPANLTSIGGYAFHDVPGLTNIDFSKCTQSLTIGEWAFAGTSVQSVTFPEKLASIESYAFFQDEFLTSVDFSNCTELTSIGGLSAFAGTGITELTIPDCVKSIENGAFGSCEDLTSLNLGSVESIGVQAFEYTGITSLNLPDTLSEIGMGAFSFCKSLTSIDWPQNENFTILTGFDNCQALSDAELEKALSVDSVTELGYYAFDGCFFQNVTIPSNIKTIGDSAFYGCIYMASLTILPGVETIGPHAFKGCCGLAEQKVVVPATVTKIYGGAFADCTKQYDPAEGEEDFTYTGIIVEFANQDFKLTPYDSEMTSYDRVTIGDVDYEDPFAGIATIRAYETDSEGNPSMLKQFYETQKDVMDGAQKRYTFVALDGTEQTFTVSGTIPSGAKIVLYQDNQEKTVTLTDNQFSVKADAGSKVTAEVSKDGYYSKHFIRASLDGDWDLGEIAFSDGDKLPMNRVMGVDFGEAAVNSFRNLEISLKAGERELKEGTDYILQYPSVVLEDTVIEENLTLTVDADALGFTGGSVTADRETGVFELPLTAWGKLELTASGKFAGDNHILVFDKAGKLVGKSKIAKDGFYLTNGLKAGTYTVVAYNANDNFSVVASLDVLESMGLTEGIDYAKVTAEVSDGETNPVEITVPLLKTDVSGILNKEKCSVVSETSYVIRGQTFAVRVYYGFAEGKKGTVSILLPENMTLKYVCSETEQLGKDDYTASDNTVTINKTKQTGVFYLGFSCSKAGTYSLSAGATVGKTTAPIGSTSFTVYDYEIRPAAGDLNSLTGNKVTVCAAPNSDVTLLLDGEPVGKGKTNGLGNVTFTYNLPDDALPAQTFELTAIIGNERVSANVTYAKTVAVLESWNFYQTNRLGSPYNGEYLYSASQSFYPPTFYWYLFNEEADNAWTVCAAFVGGSAPENVITYMKTLDGTVHTISMQLFKTEELTEGAGYRFNFAGEIMLPSDESGVVTEAQLPEEFSIDWVDQGEAFTYDAETAEKSQKKAAEITNERNKKSEKLAETIAETKNRYMEEYAKTNNLTYTEDPNFDVSEYIFGAKYRASETMPEWFAKQTPEVQAAFYNAEKAIDEAMESFSEMMGLKKNITEYSSWEEVYADMGITMKENTRTAEELRADGFEVCENADGTFIAFKDYAEESAEVQEEFKPVALRAVANALMKTTNTSLAREGGVSGITGGFAFIDADGNEIDYNGEAAGNFDQGVRNAFIGCFGNATEALNQVMHLPGVTDSQLALNLTEGMSTTVGLVGAATGIEGAMQDTEAYVDYTVREADMQGYIDELKMFEERYKDKPLCSNAIMRERFVAMDLRLYMGLEKDRYYANSWVGSIFTVVGAADKTPITTGLSAMWDGCSNATGVRRAAEITRLSAELDRLTRERKQKCDDTDMERIMKKTQKIQPVMDPSGIVYEAVESNTLSGVTATVYYADNSDGTNAVVWDAENYEQINPQITDNSGVFAWDVPNGWWQVRFEKDGYEAAQTEWMQVPPPRMGLKVPMKSTENPVVSSVGAYPDYIEVIFSQYMDTEKEIILPAGMTGMWQSVDSGYSKVLHITKAGGFQKGSKVSFTLDGAQNYTGKALASYNSGELTVSARPAEIVLDYESIILAKAGTEKGISVRVKDSEGNYMEGVTVEAELGNTLTATLISGSEVTDADGKVVFTANALLPGYTDITLRVARTSLEKTLTLRVALEESRPKRPTAVIGEIQFDENSPKENYITVKSGEQLVISAEEDVTIYYTVDDSCPCQNSASRKIYTDPITITENAKFRIAAYKDGMDYSERLNITVTVDDTHQHDYNSKWKSDENGHWHECSCGAVSDRAEHDWKVENAKDTTATESGYTGDKTCKVCSYEVKGEEIPATGTTKPTEPTNPNGDGNENTNSPQTDDNSNLWLWFAVLFISGGMLIGTSAYSKKKKYSK